The Prinia subflava isolate CZ2003 ecotype Zambia chromosome 5, Cam_Psub_1.2, whole genome shotgun sequence genome window below encodes:
- the BDNF gene encoding brain-derived neurotrophic factor → MTILFFTMVISYFTCMKAAPMKEASLRGQGSLAYPGLRTHGTLESINGPNAGSRGLTSLADTFEHVIEELLDEDQDIQPSEGNKDADLYTSRVMLSSQVPLEPPLLFLLEEYKNYLDAANMSMRVRRHSDPARRGELSVCDSTSEWVTAAEKKTAVDMSGATVTVLEKVPVPKGQLKQYFYETKCNPKGYTKEGCRGIDKRHWNSQCRTTQSYVRALTMDNKKRVGWRFIRIDTSCVCTLTIKRGR, encoded by the coding sequence ATGACCATCCTTTTCTTTACTATGGTTATCTCATACTTCACTTGCATGAAAGCTGCCCCGATGAAAGAAGCTAGTCTAAGAGGACAAGGCAGCTTGGCTTACCCAGGTCTTCGGACCCACGGGACTCTTGAGAGCATAAATGGGCCCAATGCTGGTTCAAGAGGACTGACATCGTTGGCAGATACTTTTGAACATGTCATAGAGGAGCTTCTAGATGAGGACCAGGACATCCAGCCCAGTGAGGGAAATAAGGATGCAGACTTGTATACATCCCGAGTCATGCTAAGCAGTCAAGTGCCTTTGGAACCCCCACTGCTCTTTCTGCTCGAGGAGTACAAAAACTACTTAGATGCTGCAAACATGTCCATGAGAGTCCGGCGCCACTCTGATCCAGCTCGCCGTGGGGAACTGAGTGTGTGTGACAGCACGAGTGAgtgggtgacagcagcagagaaaaagactGCAGTTGACATGTCTGGGGCGACTGTCACAGTCCTGGAAAAAGTTCCAGTACCCAAAGGCCAGCTGAAGCAATACTTCTATGAGACCAAATGCAACCCTAAGGGGTACACAAAAGAGGGCTGCAGAGGCATAGACAAGAGGCACTGGAACTCTCAGTGCCGAACTACCCAGTCTTACGTGAGAGCTCTCACCATGGATAATAAAAAGAGAGTTGGCTGGCGCTTTATAAGGATAGACACTTCTTGTGTATGTACATTAACCATTAAAAGGGGAAGATAG